From Streptomyces sp. NBC_01754, a single genomic window includes:
- a CDS encoding PucR family transcriptional regulator produces MSGSAPGPGPGSATLRRLLAFDDAGTLRLLLAPADPDPTVHDVVFGDWDGLETAHGTDGRLVLAVGPPAASPGAAGAVHDAARHGACAVVLRDTEGVPPAPEVLAAARETGLALLARAAWTDWGDTASLLRSALALSGAGPDSDSVQAAHGDGLDTLASAIAAYTGGSITIEDTAFRVLAHSATLPGADGVRRSTILGGRVPEARVAELRRSGLLRTLWTSRDVIRRPARGDSPERLVVAVRNGSEVLGSIWAAADGRSLSPHAEDALRRAADAAAPHLIRHRLRESGAVRRRDDALRGLLYGRGDARTHAWSLGLATDAPCTVVIAEHVEGSEPSAVHRTLDVLTLQAASYRAGALVLREAGRLLVLLPAAGGQSGETPGGGTRGRGVPGGGAQESEAPGRGTTPHEVSGRGVRAREVPGRAALGLARELASLAASLPGGTAVRAGAGPVVASALRAADACEEAASVVRVLRERERRGPAGEPPVRYAGPAEVSPGLGVLRILDAVRPLWESGSGPVHDLVRTDLEAGGALVRSLGAYLDASGDVARAAGRLVVHPNTLRYRLRRAQERYGVDLDDPDTRLLLTLAVRLTGDV; encoded by the coding sequence GTGTCCGGTTCCGCCCCGGGACCGGGCCCGGGGTCCGCCACGCTCCGTCGGCTCCTCGCCTTCGACGACGCGGGTACCCTGCGGCTGCTGCTGGCGCCCGCAGACCCCGATCCCACCGTCCATGACGTGGTCTTCGGCGACTGGGACGGCCTGGAGACCGCACACGGCACCGACGGCCGGCTGGTGCTCGCGGTCGGACCGCCCGCGGCGTCCCCCGGGGCGGCCGGGGCCGTGCACGACGCGGCCCGGCACGGTGCCTGCGCCGTGGTGCTGCGCGACACGGAAGGGGTGCCGCCCGCGCCGGAGGTACTCGCGGCGGCCCGTGAGACGGGGCTGGCGCTGCTGGCGCGGGCGGCGTGGACGGACTGGGGAGACACCGCCTCCCTGCTGCGTTCCGCGCTCGCCCTCTCCGGTGCCGGACCGGACTCCGACAGCGTCCAGGCCGCGCACGGCGACGGCCTGGACACGCTCGCCTCGGCCATCGCGGCGTACACGGGCGGTTCCATCACCATCGAGGACACCGCCTTCCGGGTGCTCGCCCACTCGGCCACGCTGCCGGGCGCCGACGGAGTACGCCGGTCCACGATCCTGGGCGGCAGGGTGCCCGAGGCGCGGGTGGCCGAGCTGCGCCGCAGCGGGCTCCTGCGGACCCTGTGGACCTCGCGCGACGTGATCCGGCGGCCCGCGCGTGGTGACAGCCCCGAACGACTGGTCGTCGCCGTCCGTAACGGCTCCGAGGTGCTGGGCTCCATCTGGGCCGCGGCCGACGGCCGCAGCCTCTCGCCACACGCCGAGGACGCCCTGCGGCGCGCCGCCGACGCCGCGGCCCCGCACCTGATCCGGCACCGGCTGCGGGAGAGCGGAGCCGTACGCCGCCGCGACGACGCCCTGCGGGGGCTGCTGTACGGGCGGGGCGACGCCCGCACCCACGCCTGGTCCCTGGGGCTGGCCACCGACGCCCCGTGCACCGTGGTGATCGCGGAGCACGTCGAGGGTTCCGAGCCGTCCGCGGTGCACCGCACTCTGGACGTGCTGACCCTGCAGGCCGCTTCCTACCGTGCCGGGGCCCTGGTCCTGCGGGAGGCCGGACGGCTGCTCGTACTGCTGCCCGCGGCGGGCGGGCAGAGCGGTGAGACACCCGGAGGTGGGACACGCGGGCGCGGTGTACCGGGCGGTGGCGCCCAGGAGTCCGAAGCGCCGGGCCGGGGAACGACGCCGCACGAGGTGTCGGGCCGGGGAGTGCGGGCGCGTGAGGTGCCGGGCCGTGCGGCGCTGGGGCTGGCCCGGGAACTCGCCTCACTCGCCGCGTCCCTGCCCGGCGGCACAGCGGTGCGGGCCGGTGCGGGGCCCGTGGTTGCGTCGGCGCTGCGGGCCGCCGACGCCTGCGAGGAGGCCGCGTCGGTCGTCCGGGTGCTGCGTGAGCGCGAGCGCCGGGGCCCGGCCGGGGAACCACCGGTGCGGTACGCCGGTCCCGCCGAGGTGAGCCCCGGTCTGGGCGTTCTGCGGATCCTGGACGCCGTACGGCCGCTGTGGGAGTCCGGCTCGGGACCGGTGCACGACCTCGTACGGACCGACCTCGAGGCGGGCGGTGCGCTGGTCAGATCGCTGGGGGCCTACCTCGACGCCTCGGGGGACGTCGCGCGGGCCGCCGGGCGGCTGGTCGTCCACCCCAACACGCTGCGTTACCGCTTGCGCCGGGCCCAGGAGCGGTACGGGGTGGACCTGGACGACCCGGACACCCGGCTCCTGCTGACGCTGGCCGTGCGCCTGACGGGTGACGTCTGA
- the gndA gene encoding NADP-dependent phosphogluconate dehydrogenase, with amino-acid sequence MSGTAQIGVTGLAVMGRNLARNFARNGFTVAVHNRTTARTDALVEEFGDEGAFVTARTAEEFVAALERPRRLVIMVKAGGPTDAVIQEFAPLLEEGDVIIDGGNAHFEDTRRREKELRERGIHFVGVGISGGEEGALHGPSIMPGGSKESYASLGPMLEKIAAEAKDGTPCTTHVGPDAAGHFVKMVHNGIEYADMQLIAEAYDLLRSVAGYSPARIAETFRGWNTGRLDSYLIEITAEVLAHTDAATGRPFVDIVRDRAEQKGTGRWTVQIALDLGVPVSGIAEAVFARSLSGHADLREAARELPGPSATPLDEQEAAAFAARVEQALYASKIVSYTQGFHQVRAGSEAYGWDIDLGAVASIWRAGCIIRAAFLDRIRAAYDSRPGLVSLLSDAEFAREIGAAQDDWRAVVAEAVRQGVPTPGIAAALSYYDGLRADRLPAALTQGQRDYFGAHTYRRTDREGSFHTLWGGDRSETAAD; translated from the coding sequence ATGAGCGGCACCGCCCAGATCGGCGTCACCGGGCTCGCGGTGATGGGCCGCAACCTGGCCCGCAACTTCGCCCGCAACGGCTTCACCGTGGCCGTACACAACCGCACCACCGCCAGGACCGACGCGCTGGTCGAGGAGTTCGGCGACGAGGGCGCCTTCGTCACCGCCCGTACGGCCGAGGAGTTCGTCGCCGCTCTGGAACGCCCCCGTCGTCTGGTGATCATGGTGAAGGCCGGGGGCCCGACGGACGCCGTCATCCAGGAGTTCGCTCCACTGCTGGAGGAGGGCGACGTGATCATCGACGGCGGCAACGCCCATTTCGAGGACACCCGCCGCCGAGAGAAGGAGCTGCGCGAGCGCGGGATCCACTTCGTCGGCGTGGGCATCTCGGGCGGCGAGGAGGGCGCCCTCCACGGACCGAGCATCATGCCGGGCGGGTCGAAGGAGTCCTACGCGTCACTCGGCCCGATGCTGGAGAAGATCGCCGCCGAGGCGAAGGACGGCACCCCCTGCACCACACACGTCGGTCCGGACGCCGCCGGGCACTTCGTGAAGATGGTCCACAACGGCATCGAGTACGCGGACATGCAGCTCATCGCGGAGGCGTACGACCTGCTGCGGAGCGTCGCGGGCTACTCCCCCGCGCGGATCGCGGAGACCTTCCGCGGCTGGAACACCGGGCGTCTGGACTCCTATCTCATCGAGATCACCGCCGAGGTGCTCGCCCACACCGACGCCGCCACCGGCAGGCCGTTCGTCGACATCGTGCGGGACCGGGCCGAGCAGAAGGGCACGGGGCGCTGGACGGTGCAGATCGCACTCGATCTGGGCGTCCCCGTGTCGGGGATCGCGGAGGCCGTCTTCGCCCGTTCCCTCTCGGGCCACGCGGACCTGCGCGAGGCCGCCCGTGAGCTGCCGGGACCCTCGGCCACCCCCCTGGACGAGCAGGAGGCGGCCGCCTTCGCGGCCCGGGTGGAGCAGGCCCTGTACGCGTCCAAGATCGTGTCGTACACGCAGGGCTTCCACCAGGTCCGGGCCGGCAGCGAGGCGTACGGCTGGGACATCGACCTGGGCGCGGTCGCCTCGATCTGGCGCGCGGGGTGCATCATCCGGGCGGCCTTCCTGGACCGGATCCGGGCGGCGTACGACAGCCGGCCCGGCCTGGTGAGCCTGTTGTCCGACGCCGAGTTCGCACGGGAGATCGGCGCGGCGCAGGACGACTGGCGTGCCGTGGTCGCGGAGGCCGTACGGCAGGGAGTGCCCACTCCTGGCATCGCCGCGGCGCTCTCGTACTACGACGGGCTCCGCGCCGACCGCCTGCCCGCGGCACTCACCCAGGGGCAGCGGGACTACTTCGGGGCGCACACGTACCGGCGCACGGACCGTGAGGGATCGTTCCACACACTCTGGGGCGGCGACCGGTCGGAGACCGCCGCCGACTGA